A genomic window from Acinetobacter chinensis includes:
- the aspS gene encoding aspartate--tRNA ligase translates to MMRTHYCGSLTEAQIDQTVTLCGWVHRRRDHGGVIFLDMRDRDGLVQVVIDPDTPEAFATADKARSEFVLKITGRVRRRYEGTENANMVSGQIEVLGKEIEVLAASETPPFPLNDENANISEEVRLKYRFLDIRRPEMIDRLRFRSKLTNLIRNYFEENGFLDVETPVLTRATPEGARDYLVPSRVSNGSFYALPQSPQLFKQLLMVGGIDRYYQIAKCFRDEDLRADRQPEFTQIDVETSFMSDDDIMDLMERLTVKMFKELLNVEFDKFPRMTYADAMRDYASDKPDMRIPLKLVDVADMMQDVEFKVFAGPAKDPKGRIVALRVPGAGSLPRSQIDEYTKFVGIYGAKGLAYIKVNELEKGIEGLQSPIVKFIEPIVLDLLKRVGAENGDIVFFGADKAKVVNDAMGALRIKVGHDMKLATCEWAPLWVVDFPMFEETDDGKWTSVHHPFTLPKSSVEEVKNNPGAALSVAYDMVLNGTEVGGGSLRIFNLEMQKAIFEALGIGEEEAEEKFSFLLNALKFGAPPHGGLAFGLDRLVMLMTGSSSIRDVIAFPKTKTAECPLTQAPAPVEPNQLRDLGIRLREKPKAETKEA, encoded by the coding sequence ATGATGCGAACTCATTACTGCGGCTCATTGACTGAAGCCCAAATTGACCAGACCGTAACTTTATGCGGCTGGGTACACCGTCGCCGTGACCACGGTGGTGTAATCTTCCTTGACATGCGTGACCGTGACGGTCTTGTGCAGGTCGTGATTGACCCTGATACCCCAGAAGCATTTGCAACTGCGGACAAAGCACGTTCAGAATTCGTATTAAAAATCACTGGTCGTGTACGTCGTCGCTATGAAGGCACCGAAAATGCCAATATGGTGAGTGGTCAGATCGAAGTTTTAGGTAAAGAAATTGAAGTTCTTGCTGCGTCTGAAACTCCTCCATTCCCATTGAATGATGAGAATGCCAACATTTCTGAAGAAGTACGTCTGAAATATCGCTTCCTTGATATCCGTCGTCCTGAAATGATTGACCGTTTACGTTTCCGTTCAAAACTAACCAACCTGATCCGTAACTATTTCGAAGAAAATGGTTTCCTGGACGTTGAAACACCAGTATTAACACGTGCTACACCTGAAGGTGCGCGTGACTATTTAGTTCCAAGTCGTGTATCTAACGGTAGCTTCTATGCACTTCCACAGTCACCACAGCTGTTCAAACAGTTGTTGATGGTCGGTGGTATTGACCGTTATTACCAGATTGCTAAATGTTTCCGTGACGAAGATTTACGTGCTGACCGTCAGCCTGAATTTACTCAGATCGACGTTGAAACATCGTTCATGAGTGACGATGACATCATGGATCTGATGGAACGTTTAACAGTGAAGATGTTCAAAGAACTTCTAAACGTTGAATTCGACAAATTCCCTCGTATGACTTATGCAGACGCAATGCGCGACTATGCATCTGACAAACCGGATATGCGTATTCCTTTGAAACTGGTTGACGTTGCAGACATGATGCAAGACGTTGAATTCAAGGTATTCGCAGGTCCTGCTAAAGATCCTAAAGGTCGTATTGTTGCACTTCGTGTACCAGGTGCAGGTTCGCTTCCACGTAGCCAAATTGATGAATATACTAAATTCGTTGGTATCTACGGTGCAAAAGGCTTGGCTTATATCAAGGTCAACGAACTTGAAAAAGGCATCGAAGGTCTTCAGTCTCCTATCGTTAAATTCATCGAGCCAATCGTGCTTGATCTGTTGAAACGTGTTGGTGCTGAAAATGGCGACATCGTATTCTTCGGTGCAGACAAAGCTAAAGTTGTGAACGATGCAATGGGTGCTTTACGTATCAAAGTCGGTCACGACATGAAACTTGCAACCTGTGAGTGGGCACCACTTTGGGTTGTTGACTTCCCAATGTTCGAAGAAACTGACGATGGCAAATGGACATCTGTTCACCACCCATTCACACTGCCAAAATCAAGTGTTGAAGAAGTGAAGAACAATCCTGGTGCTGCACTTTCTGTTGCCTATGACATGGTACTGAACGGTACTGAAGTCGGCGGTGGTTCACTGCGTATCTTCAATCTTGAAATGCAAAAAGCCATCTTTGAAGCGCTTGGCATTGGTGAAGAAGAAGCCGAAGAGAAATTCAGCTTCCTGCTTAACGCTCTGAAATTCGGTGCGCCTCCTCACGGTGGTCTGGCATTCGGTCTTGACCGTTTAGTGATGCTGATGACTGGTTCATCTTCGATCCGTGACGTGATTGCATTCCCGAAAACCAAAACAGCTGAATGTCCATTGACACAAGCGCCTGCACCAGTTGAACCAAATCAGTTGCGTGATCTTGGTATTCGTTTACGTGAAAAACCAAAAGCTGAAACAAAAGAAGCTTAA
- a CDS encoding DUF4184 family protein — protein MPFTLSHAVLAPPLAKLSRYTLPTGALAIGCMVPDLIRLFINDHSGFTHLWRSVLYIDLWIGLAFCVLWYGLYRPVVYRFLGIQHSLNLNSFSTLLKFSAGTVIAIIVGTATHIIWDGLTHVDFRTFAFREFLSQPVTLFNVTYPMHRVLQIGTSFVALPFLLWMCVHYYKTYRQYRPVQSRVKYYARWLIILSVCTGSFSVWDYAQYFSSELWRSDLYFFTGKSINEFTQAALLVFSFGSALFLFLDKNGYLD, from the coding sequence ATGCCGTTTACACTTTCTCATGCCGTGCTTGCCCCACCACTTGCCAAACTCAGCCGGTATACCTTACCGACCGGAGCTTTGGCTATTGGTTGTATGGTGCCCGATTTAATCCGCCTTTTTATCAATGATCACAGTGGCTTTACCCACCTATGGCGCTCTGTTCTTTATATTGACCTGTGGATCGGGCTGGCATTCTGCGTACTGTGGTATGGGCTTTACCGACCTGTTGTTTACCGTTTCCTGGGCATACAGCACAGTCTGAATCTGAACAGTTTCAGTACACTGCTGAAATTCAGTGCAGGGACGGTCATTGCCATCATTGTGGGAACGGCAACACATATTATCTGGGATGGTCTGACTCATGTGGATTTTCGGACTTTTGCCTTCAGGGAATTTCTCAGTCAGCCTGTAACACTGTTCAATGTAACCTACCCCATGCATCGTGTTCTTCAGATTGGAACGTCCTTTGTGGCTTTGCCCTTTTTACTGTGGATGTGTGTTCATTATTATAAAACTTACCGTCAGTACCGACCTGTTCAGTCCAGAGTTAAATATTATGCCCGCTGGCTGATCATACTGAGTGTCTGTACAGGCAGTTTTTCGGTATGGGATTATGCACAGTATTTTTCATCTGAACTGTGGCGTTCTGATCTGTATTTCTTTACAGGAAAATCCATTAACGAATTTACTCAGGCAGCTCTGCTTGTCTTCAGCTTTGGCTCTGCACTGTTTCTGTTCCTGGATAAAAATGGCTACCTGGACTGA
- the znuD gene encoding zinc piracy TonB-dependent receptor ZnuD yields the protein MFYKNLITLSIFAMIAQAVFADEPSRQAQQLETLRFKAHPLEQSAADFAVADTVLKHQQLQEKGVTIGDAVGQEAGIYSNQFGSGSSRPVIRGQDGVRAKVLQNTADVMDASALSPDHAVTVDPVLAKQVEVIRGPSTLLYSAGTVGGLVNVTDQKIPTQMPEKGYEGQVGLRYNSGSDEKLAAASVTAALGDQFAVHVEGLKRKANDYIAPGYVTEHMHESEDASGNHIHELHSEKHRRVSNTFAEGESTGLGLSWIHDRGFVGVSYSRREDQYGLPGHSHEYESCHPHDDHLHCDGHSDHADGHDHSAHAHDEEDHAGPWVDLKSERYDFRTELNQPFAGFEKLRVHAGYTDYKHDELEENEVATTFKSKGYDARLELVHNPVADWEGVLGMQYSQQKLNITGEESFLDQNKTQKWGLFALEHKQFGDFHVELGTRLDQQKIQIDSDLKNYDDYALSYSGAVNWAFIPSYKLSLNASHQERLPLAQELYAEGKHLATNTYERGNENLDAEKSDNLEIGLHYEGDQLKWHTHLYHNWFNNYIYAATTYAYENFRLVDYTQDKAKFYGIEAEASYAFNPVFTLGLSGDYVRGKIDGINAPRVPGGRIGTRADVKFTDGWSGQAEFYHAFKQDKIAVWESETDGYNMLNMGVSYAGKFSQGNDYRMYFRANNLLDDQVYSHTSFLSSIPQVGRNFTVGVELGF from the coding sequence ATGTTTTATAAGAATCTGATTACGCTTTCCATTTTTGCAATGATTGCACAGGCTGTTTTCGCTGATGAACCATCCAGACAGGCACAGCAACTGGAAACTTTACGCTTTAAAGCACATCCACTTGAACAGAGTGCCGCCGATTTTGCTGTGGCTGATACTGTGCTGAAACATCAACAGTTACAGGAAAAAGGGGTCACGATTGGGGATGCTGTTGGACAGGAAGCTGGTATTTACAGTAATCAGTTCGGCTCAGGTTCAAGCCGACCAGTTATCCGTGGGCAGGATGGTGTCAGAGCCAAAGTTCTGCAGAATACGGCAGATGTAATGGATGCATCGGCATTGTCACCCGATCATGCAGTAACAGTCGATCCTGTTCTGGCGAAGCAGGTGGAAGTGATTCGTGGTCCTTCGACGCTGCTGTACAGTGCAGGAACTGTGGGAGGACTGGTCAATGTCACGGATCAGAAAATCCCGACGCAGATGCCTGAAAAGGGATATGAAGGGCAGGTGGGACTGCGTTATAACTCAGGTAGTGATGAAAAGCTTGCAGCAGCATCTGTAACAGCCGCACTTGGTGATCAGTTTGCTGTACATGTTGAGGGGCTGAAACGAAAGGCAAATGATTATATCGCGCCTGGTTATGTCACTGAGCATATGCATGAGTCTGAAGATGCCAGTGGAAACCATATTCACGAGTTACACAGCGAAAAACATCGCAGAGTCAGCAATACCTTTGCCGAAGGTGAAAGTACAGGTTTAGGACTGTCATGGATTCATGATCGTGGTTTTGTCGGCGTTTCCTATAGCCGCCGTGAAGATCAGTATGGTTTGCCAGGACACAGTCATGAATATGAGTCCTGTCATCCGCATGATGACCATCTGCACTGTGATGGACACAGTGACCATGCCGATGGTCATGATCATTCTGCACATGCACATGATGAAGAAGATCATGCCGGTCCCTGGGTGGATCTGAAGTCTGAGCGTTACGACTTCCGTACTGAACTGAACCAGCCATTTGCAGGTTTTGAAAAGTTACGCGTACATGCTGGCTATACAGATTATAAGCATGATGAGCTTGAAGAAAATGAAGTTGCAACCACGTTTAAAAGTAAAGGATATGATGCCCGACTGGAGCTTGTTCATAACCCGGTAGCCGACTGGGAAGGTGTGCTTGGCATGCAGTACAGCCAGCAGAAGCTGAATATTACAGGCGAAGAATCTTTTCTTGATCAGAATAAAACCCAGAAATGGGGTTTGTTTGCACTGGAACATAAGCAGTTCGGAGATTTCCACGTGGAACTTGGGACGCGGCTGGATCAGCAGAAAATTCAGATTGACTCTGACCTGAAAAACTATGATGACTATGCGCTGTCGTATTCTGGAGCTGTGAACTGGGCGTTTATTCCATCTTATAAACTGTCACTGAATGCATCGCATCAGGAGCGTTTACCACTGGCTCAGGAACTTTATGCGGAGGGTAAGCACCTGGCAACCAATACCTATGAACGGGGAAATGAAAACCTGGATGCTGAAAAATCAGATAATCTGGAAATAGGTCTGCATTATGAAGGAGATCAGCTGAAGTGGCATACACATCTGTATCATAACTGGTTCAACAACTATATCTATGCAGCAACTACTTATGCCTATGAAAATTTCAGGCTTGTAGATTATACCCAGGATAAGGCGAAGTTTTATGGTATTGAGGCAGAAGCGAGCTATGCCTTTAACCCTGTGTTTACGCTGGGGCTGTCCGGAGATTATGTCCGCGGGAAAATTGACGGTATCAATGCTCCTCGTGTCCCTGGTGGACGTATCGGAACACGGGCAGATGTTAAATTCACCGATGGCTGGTCAGGTCAGGCAGAGTTTTACCATGCATTCAAGCAGGACAAAATCGCTGTATGGGAATCTGAAACAGATGGATATAACATGCTGAATATGGGTGTTTCCTACGCAGGAAAGTTCTCACAGGGCAATGATTACCGCATGTACTTCCGTGCAAACAATCTGCTGGATGATCAGGTTTATTCACATACATCTTTTTTATCCAGTATTCCTCAGGTTGGTCGCAATTTTACCGTCGGTGTTGAACTCGGGTTCTGA